The following coding sequences lie in one Primulina huaijiensis isolate GDHJ02 chromosome 2, ASM1229523v2, whole genome shotgun sequence genomic window:
- the LOC140970915 gene encoding trihelix transcription factor DF1-like isoform X1: MLDSTVFLEDSDGSGGGRGRWSAFNRVAVEFGDELDGGGVAEEESGRSSGSKRWPREETVALLKIRSDMDQAFLDSTFKAPLWDEVSSHHDRKLGELGYNRNAKKCKEKFENIYKYHKRTKVGRSSRHSGKRKNYRFYEQLESSEAGSSVPSTPSEQLHFTPMEKDATSTHAKILVKPVSSCQDFSMPCSTEFVSVSTSTASSSGKDSERSVKKKRKLADYFQSLMSEVLERQEDLQKKFLEVIEKIERDRAAREEAWKVQEAARMKREREFLAKEKAISAAKDAAILAFLQKLSRHFKLPVQVPENLDQMFEQPFEKQGIVLKEPVGLLVNGTTETSTQMSSSRWPKAEVEALIMLKTDLDSKYQDNGSKGMLWEDISTFMKKLGYSRNAKRCKEKWENINKYYKRVKYGDKKRPGYSKTCPYFGMLDTLYAEKSKDGEYKSDSGDFNMRPEQILMQMIGEQQSLGEHEPDQDQDQDNYEEVEEGNGSGDAAINCPSAPLE, translated from the exons ATGCTGGATAGTACTGTTTTCTTGGAAGATTCAGACGGCAGCGGCGGCGGCCGTGGTCGATGGTCAGCCTTCAATAGGGTGGCGGTGGAGTTTGGAGATGAGCTTGACGGCGGGGGTGTTGCTGAGGAAGAAAGTGGCCGGAGCTCAGGCAGCAAGCGGTGGCCACGTGAGGAAACTGTGGCTTTGTTGAAGATAAGGTCCGATATGGATCAAGCATTTCTTGACTCCACTTTCAAAGCTCCTCTGTGGGATGAAGTTTCCAG TCATCACGACAGGAAATTAGGTGAGCTTGGATACAATCGAAATGCTAAGAAATGCAAAGAGAAATTTGAAAACATCTATAAATATCACAAGAGAACCAAGGTAGGAAGATCTAGTCGACATAGTGGGAAAAGAAAAAACTATCGGTTCTATGAGCAGCTAGAGTCTTCCGAGGCTGGAAGCTCGGTTCCTTCTACTCCCTCGGAGCAATTACACTTTACTCCGATGGAGAAAGATGCAACTTCGACTCACGCAAAAATATTGGTGAAGCCAGTGAGTTCTTGTCAAGATTTTAGCATGCCATGCTCCACGGAGTTTGTGTCTGTTTCCACATCGACCGCGTCATCTTCAGGAAAAGATTCAGAGAGGAGTGTCAAGAAAAAGCGGAAGTTAGCCGACTATTTCCAGAGCTTGATGAGTGAAGTTTTGGAAAGGCAAGAAGATTTGCAGAAAAAGTTTTTGGAGGTCATTGAAAAAATCGAAAGGGATCGTGCAGCGAGAGAAGAAGCGTGGAAGGTTCAAGAAGCGGCTAGAATGAAGAGGGAAAGGGAATTCTTGGCCAAAGAAAAGGCGATCTCTGCTGCAAAGGACGCTGCCATTCTTGCTTTTTTGCAAAAGTTATCGCGCCATTTTAAACTGCCAGTGCAGGTTCCGGAGAATCTTGATCAAATGTTTGAGCAACCTTTTGAGAAACAGGGGATTGTATTGAAAGAACCCGTCGGTTTACTAGTTAATGGCACCACCGAGACTTCTACTCAGATGAGTTCTTCTCGATGGCCTAAAGCAGAAGTTGAAGCTCTGATCATGCTAAAAACCGATCTAGACTCAAAGTACCAAGATAACGGATCGAAAGGGATGCTGTGGGAGGATATCTCAACGTTCATGAAGAAGCTTGGTTATAGTAGAAATGCCAAAAGGTGTAAAGAAAAATGGgagaacataaataaatattacaaaagAGTAAAATACGGTGACAAGAAGAGGCCCGGGTATTCGAAAACTTGCCCGTATTTCGGCATGCTCGATACTCTTTACGCAGAGAAATCCAAGGACGGGGAATACAAATCAGACAGTGGTGATTTTAACATGAGACCCGAGCAAATTCTGATGCAAATGATAGGAGAACAACAATCTTTGGGAGAACATGAACCAGACCAAGACCAAGACCAAGACAACTATGAAGAAGTTGAAGAAGGTAATGGCAGTGGAGATGCCGCCATTAACTGTCCTTCAGCGCCATTGGAGTGA
- the LOC140970915 gene encoding trihelix transcription factor DF1-like isoform X2, giving the protein MLDSTVFLEDSDGSGGGRGRWSAFNRVAVEFGDELDGGGVAEEESGRSSGSKRWPREETVALLKIRSDMDQAFLDSTFKAPLWDEVSRKLGELGYNRNAKKCKEKFENIYKYHKRTKVGRSSRHSGKRKNYRFYEQLESSEAGSSVPSTPSEQLHFTPMEKDATSTHAKILVKPVSSCQDFSMPCSTEFVSVSTSTASSSGKDSERSVKKKRKLADYFQSLMSEVLERQEDLQKKFLEVIEKIERDRAAREEAWKVQEAARMKREREFLAKEKAISAAKDAAILAFLQKLSRHFKLPVQVPENLDQMFEQPFEKQGIVLKEPVGLLVNGTTETSTQMSSSRWPKAEVEALIMLKTDLDSKYQDNGSKGMLWEDISTFMKKLGYSRNAKRCKEKWENINKYYKRVKYGDKKRPGYSKTCPYFGMLDTLYAEKSKDGEYKSDSGDFNMRPEQILMQMIGEQQSLGEHEPDQDQDQDNYEEVEEGNGSGDAAINCPSAPLE; this is encoded by the exons ATGCTGGATAGTACTGTTTTCTTGGAAGATTCAGACGGCAGCGGCGGCGGCCGTGGTCGATGGTCAGCCTTCAATAGGGTGGCGGTGGAGTTTGGAGATGAGCTTGACGGCGGGGGTGTTGCTGAGGAAGAAAGTGGCCGGAGCTCAGGCAGCAAGCGGTGGCCACGTGAGGAAACTGTGGCTTTGTTGAAGATAAGGTCCGATATGGATCAAGCATTTCTTGACTCCACTTTCAAAGCTCCTCTGTGGGATGAAGTTTCCAG GAAATTAGGTGAGCTTGGATACAATCGAAATGCTAAGAAATGCAAAGAGAAATTTGAAAACATCTATAAATATCACAAGAGAACCAAGGTAGGAAGATCTAGTCGACATAGTGGGAAAAGAAAAAACTATCGGTTCTATGAGCAGCTAGAGTCTTCCGAGGCTGGAAGCTCGGTTCCTTCTACTCCCTCGGAGCAATTACACTTTACTCCGATGGAGAAAGATGCAACTTCGACTCACGCAAAAATATTGGTGAAGCCAGTGAGTTCTTGTCAAGATTTTAGCATGCCATGCTCCACGGAGTTTGTGTCTGTTTCCACATCGACCGCGTCATCTTCAGGAAAAGATTCAGAGAGGAGTGTCAAGAAAAAGCGGAAGTTAGCCGACTATTTCCAGAGCTTGATGAGTGAAGTTTTGGAAAGGCAAGAAGATTTGCAGAAAAAGTTTTTGGAGGTCATTGAAAAAATCGAAAGGGATCGTGCAGCGAGAGAAGAAGCGTGGAAGGTTCAAGAAGCGGCTAGAATGAAGAGGGAAAGGGAATTCTTGGCCAAAGAAAAGGCGATCTCTGCTGCAAAGGACGCTGCCATTCTTGCTTTTTTGCAAAAGTTATCGCGCCATTTTAAACTGCCAGTGCAGGTTCCGGAGAATCTTGATCAAATGTTTGAGCAACCTTTTGAGAAACAGGGGATTGTATTGAAAGAACCCGTCGGTTTACTAGTTAATGGCACCACCGAGACTTCTACTCAGATGAGTTCTTCTCGATGGCCTAAAGCAGAAGTTGAAGCTCTGATCATGCTAAAAACCGATCTAGACTCAAAGTACCAAGATAACGGATCGAAAGGGATGCTGTGGGAGGATATCTCAACGTTCATGAAGAAGCTTGGTTATAGTAGAAATGCCAAAAGGTGTAAAGAAAAATGGgagaacataaataaatattacaaaagAGTAAAATACGGTGACAAGAAGAGGCCCGGGTATTCGAAAACTTGCCCGTATTTCGGCATGCTCGATACTCTTTACGCAGAGAAATCCAAGGACGGGGAATACAAATCAGACAGTGGTGATTTTAACATGAGACCCGAGCAAATTCTGATGCAAATGATAGGAGAACAACAATCTTTGGGAGAACATGAACCAGACCAAGACCAAGACCAAGACAACTATGAAGAAGTTGAAGAAGGTAATGGCAGTGGAGATGCCGCCATTAACTGTCCTTCAGCGCCATTGGAGTGA
- the LOC140970916 gene encoding zinc finger CCCH domain-containing protein 45-like, with amino-acid sequence MKGDVSRASAAANLRKEDFRLKFGVKSKKTSSNALRSINHLAWYVAFKANPSEKMLSGNFQIKWKCPPKLVLDSGWHVACGEESFEVDAQKCRETSVTEAVYPHLSAIPPGPLVSPGMEGKHDDENDSQIPLIPIVPIEEAGAIEMPFNTSAPAKTFNCHSTSESLTLSRCDSSVSPNPPTGKKSLLNVLHGLEGNDLAVAAGAGAGAGAAVTVSAVMESKHELDTELLIKYLTDPEMMKTLINETRIGADTESRFPSGPKSATYPLSSNSTPDPVVNIFVPMAMNQPIPMKESASDLGVTLAKCAHICSPNLVKNWSPAPLRSDSHSLLIQDSTNEAREPAIAHLRTRSATGTNEPRPLTAPILSYNENQHARLINQYGVSNAAPNQYARLINQYGVANAAPPLYPSFSKPNLEAANKPMVKQHLPPFFAGIKPVSSPPPFSSTWRPYEHCMTDGYRALDHAGLKPCLGLNPSMPSPLQSNFTSSGTFHACPFPSMNRLPSPVQDINYCKSLIKQHGENHVRNEDKLPKYGQPSNHLHELELAQHTNPLQINPTFQKPCMFFNSPNGCRKGSSCQYTHAMSRRWMANGVEEGPVANKMNLSQKQRF; translated from the exons ATGAAGGGCGATGTTTCACGTGCTTCGGCGGCGGCCAATCTCCGCAAG GAAGATTTTCGTTTAAAATTTGGTGTAAAATCAAAGAAGACAAGTTCTAATGCTTTACGCTCAATTAATCATCTTGCCTGGTATGTTGCATTTAAAGCAAATCCTTCAGAAAAGATGCTTTCAGGCAATTTTCAGATTAAATGGAAATGCCCTCCCAAG CTAGTTTTGGATTCTGGATGGCACGTGGCCTGTGGTGAAGAAAGTTTTGAGGTAGACGCTCAAAAGTGTAGGGAGACATCAGTGACTGAAGCAGTTTATCCTCATCTCTCGGCCATACCTCCCGg CCCTTTGGTCTCTCCGGGCATGGAAGGTAAGCATGATGATGAAAACGACAGTCAAATTCCGCTAATCCCAATAGTTCCTATTGAAGAAGCAGGAGCAATAGAAATGCCATTCAATACATCAGCACCTGCGAAGACTTTCAATTGTCATTCAACTTCTGAAAGCCTCACCCTTTCTCGGTGCGACTCTTCTGTTTCTCCGAACCCACCAACTGGTAAAAAGTCTCTTCTCAACGTATTGCATGGTTTAGAAGGTAATGATCTGGCAGTTGCTGCTGGTGCTGGTGCTGGTGCTGGTGCTGCCGTTACTGTTTCTGCAGTAATGGAAAGTAAACATGAGCTTGACACTGAACTGTTGATCAAATATCTTACTGACCCAGAAATGATGAAGACACTGATAAATGAAACCAGAATTGGAGCCGATACTGAATCCAGATTTCCATCTGGCCCGAAATCTGCTACGTATCCCCTCTCATCAAACTCAACACCTGATCCAGTTGTCAACATCTTCGTGCCAATGGCAATGAATCAGCCTATTCCCATGAAAGAATCAGCCAGTGACCTTGGTGTGACTCTGGCAAAATGTGCGCATATATGCTCTCCAAATCTCGTGAAGAATTGGAGTCCCGCACCACTAAGATCCGATTCTCATTCTCTCCTTATTCAGGACTCGACGAATGAAGCCAGAGAGCCTGCGATTGCTCATTTGAGAACCCGCAGTGCTACAGGTACAAACGAACCCAGACCTCTAACTGCTCCAATCCTGAGTTATAATGAGAATCAACATGCGAGACTGATTAACCAATACGGAGTATCTAATGCTGCTCCGAATCAATATGCGAGGTTGATTAACCAATACGGAGTAGCTAATGCTGCTCCGCCTCTTTATCCTTCATTCTCGAAACCGAATTTGGAAGCAGCAAATAAGCCAATGGTTAAACAACATCTACCGCCTTTTTTCGCTGGGATAAAGCCGGTATCTTCTCCACCTCCATTTTCTTCCACCTGGAGACCATATGAGCACTGTATGACTGATGGATATCGAGCTCTTGATCATGCTGGGTTAAAGCCCTGCCTGGGATTAAACCCTTCCATGCCTTCTCCCTTGCAGTCGAATTTCACTTCAAGCGGTACATTTCATGCTTGCCCTTTTCCATCTATGAATAGATTACCCTCTCCAGTGCAGGATATCAACTATTGCAAATCACTAATTAAACAGCATGGAGAAAACCATGTAAGAAACGAGGATAAGCTCCCAAAATATGGGCAACCATCTAATCATTTGCATGAACTAGAATTGGCACAACACACAAATCCATTACAAATAAATCCTACTTTTCAGAAGCCTTGCATGTTCTTCAATAGTCCCAATGGGTGTCGTAAAGGTTCCAGTTGCCAATACACGCACGCTATGTCTAGACGGTGGATGGCTAATGGAGTCGAGGAAGGTCCGGTCGCTAACAAGATGAACTTAAGTCAGAAACAGAGATTTTAA
- the LOC140970917 gene encoding peptidyl-prolyl cis-trans isomerase Pin1: MNETGRTDSDPRKRKKPGDQTDHRHHKHGANSSKKTKLPSSEKVKASHILIKHQGSRRKASWKDPDGTLISATTRDDAVSQLQDLRRDILSGDASFRDLASRHSHCSSAKRGGDLGPFGRGQMQKPFEEATFALKIGEISDIVDTDSGVHIIKRTG; encoded by the exons ATGAATGAAACGGGCAGAACAGATTCTGATCCTCGGAAGAGGAAGAAACCAGGCGACCAAACCGACCATCGCCACCACAAGCACGGCGCAAATAGCAGTAAGAAGACCAAACTGCCCTCATCGGAGAAAGTGAAGGCATCGCACATACTCATAAAGCACCAGGGTTCCCGCCGCAAGGCCTCCTGGAAGGACCCCGATGGCACTCTCATCTCCGCCACCACCCGAGACGATGCCGTTTCGCAGCTACAGGACCTCCGCCGAGACATCCTCTCCGGCGATGCTTCCTTCCGGGACCTCGCTTCGCGTCACTCCCACTGCAGCTCCGCCAAGCGCGGAGGAGATCTCG GACCTTTTGGAAGGGGTCAAATGCAGAAGCCTTTTGAAGAAGCAACATTTGCTCTAAAAATTGGTGAGATAAGTGACATTGTAGACACTGACAGTGGAGTTCATATCATAAAGAGAACGGGTTGA
- the LOC140970918 gene encoding peptide methionine sulfoxide reductase A5 has product MIGARMNLVSVHLVAVILLSISSVLSIRFPDRVPANPTEGSDLPLRTAVFALGSFWRSEASFGCLHGVVHTAAGYCGGSKSNPEYRSLGDHAECVQIEYDQRVITFRQLLEVFWASHDSRQVFGQGPDVGNQYRSIIFTNGTEESRLAAFSKEKEQTRSKNSVVTTQIQQLGTFYRAEAEHQKFELKLNPFLLQLIGNLPEEELEMSVLATKLNGYAAELCPPRIQKQIDSKISEIVRKGWPILREI; this is encoded by the exons ATGATTGGGGCAAGAATGAATCTTGTGTCGGTTCACCTTGTGGCCGTAATCCTATTGTCGATAAGCTCAGTTCTGAGCATCAGGTTTCCGGATCGGGTTCCTGCAAACCCGACTGAAGGATCGGATCTGCCACTTAGGACAGCGGTTTTCGCACTCGGAAGCTTCTGGAGGTCCGAAGCGTCGTTCGGATGCTTGCATGGCGTCGTGCACACCGCCGCTGGTTACTGCGGCGGATCCAAATCCAACCCGGAATACCGGAGCTTGGGAGATCACGCCGAGTGTGTGCAG ATAGAATACGATCAAAGAGTTATAACTTTCAGACAATTACTAGAGGTCTTCTGGGCGAGTCATGATTCTAGGCAAGTATTTGGTCAAGGTCCTGATGTTGGAAATCAATACAG GTCTATAATCTTTACAAATGGAACTGAAGAATCCAGGCTTGCTGCTTTCAGCAAAGAAAAGGAGCAAACAAGGTCAAAAAATAGTGTTGTTACCACCCAAATTCAACAACTAGGAACATTTTATCGTGCAGAAGCTGAACATCAg AAATTCGAGCTCAAATTAAAtccatttcttcttcaattgatTGGGAACTTACCGGAAGAAGAGCTTGAGATGTCTGTCCTGGCGACAAAGCTTAATGGATATGCAGCTGAACTTTGTCCACCCAGGATACAAAAACAGATAGATTCAAAGATCAGCGAAATTGTGCGAAAAGGGTGGCCCATTCTTAGGGAAATTTAG
- the LOC140960577 gene encoding protein SMALL AUXIN UP-REGULATED RNA 9-like produces MGPRKTNKSSPQNPAQLKQIAKKCSNFGKRCDVPKGHFVVYVGENRARYIVPITFLGCPEFQNLLLRAEEEFGFEHHAGLTIPCDEQEFCSLISMIR; encoded by the coding sequence ATGGGACCTAGAAAAACAAACAAGTCCAGCCCTCAAAATCCAGCACAACTCAAGCAAATTGCCAAAAAATGTTCCAATTTTGGCAAGAGATGCGACGTTCCTAAAGGTCATTTCGTGGTCTACGTGGGCGAAAACAGGGCTCGGTACATAGTTCCTATCACGTTTTTGGGGTGCCCCGAGTTTCAAAATTTACTTCTCCGGGCGGAAGAAGAGTTCGGATTCGAACACCATGCTGGACTTACCATCCCTTGTGATGAACAAGAGTTTTGCTCTTTGATTTCCATGATAAGATGA
- the LOC140970920 gene encoding uncharacterized protein yields MGELVKQILARPIQLSDQVIKAVDEAASFKQECSELKSKTEKLTGLLRQAARASNDLYERPTRRIIDDMEQVLDRALSLVLKCRGNGLVKRMFTIIPAAAFRKMSSLLENSVGDMSWLLRVSAPASDRGDEYLGLPPIAANEPILCLIWEQIAILYTGSADDRSDAAASLVSLARDNDRYGKLIIEEGGIGPLLKLLKEGKLDGQEHAATAIGLLGKDPQSVEHMIHAGVCQVFVKVLKEGPMKVQAVVAWAASELASHYPKCQDLFAQHNIIRLLVGHLAFETVQEHSKYAIVSKATSMHAAVVLASGNNAADNGNNLDGEKSLISHPLDKKHPTNQMHDVVSNTMMMNLARQRNNLANGEKAKSVHDLQSLSVYVSSNKVREMEDPATKAYVKEMAARALWKLAKGNSSVCRSITESRALLCFAVLLEKGPKEVRYSSAMALMEIAAVAEEDADLRRSAFKPNSPACKAVIDQLFSVLEKGDSELLVPCIKAVGNLARTFRATETRMISPLVKLLDEREIEVSRETCAALTKFACSDNYLHLDHSKAIIGAGGAKHLVQLVYFGEQNLQTCALVLLCYIAMHVPESEELSGAQVLTVLEWASKQASLVQDDEVAKLLAEAIRKLELYQSRHQIYPSL; encoded by the coding sequence ATGGGTGAGTTAGTGAAGCAGATTCTTGCGAGACCCATTCAACTGTCGGATCAAGTTATCAAAGCAGTGGATGAGGCCGCGTCTTTCAAGCAAGAATGCTCGGAACTCAAGTCTAAGACGGAGAAACTCACTGGGCTCCTCCGTCAGGCTGCTCGTGCCAGCAACGACCTCTACGAGCGTCCCACGCGCCGCATCATCGATGACATGGAGCAGGTCCTCGACAGGGCACTTTCCCTCGTCCTCAAATGCCGTGGTAACGGCCTCGTGAAGCGCATGTTCACTATCATTCCCGCCGCCGCCTTCCGGAAGATGTCGTCCCTACTGGAAAATTCCGTCGGAGACATGTCTTGGCTCCTCCGTGTTTCGGCCCCTGCTAGTGATCGAGGCGACGAGTATCTCGGTCTACCACCCATCGCGGCGAACGAGCCTATCCTCTGCCTTATATGGGAGCAGATAGCCATTTTGTACACGGGTTCCGCCGACGACCGCTCCGACGCCGCTGCTTCGCTGGTTTCATTGGCCCGGGACAACGATCGCTACGGGAAGTTGATAATTGAAGAAGGAGGAATTGGACCCTTGTTAAAATTACTCAAAGAAGGGAAATTAGATGGACAGGAGCATGCTGCAACTGCAATTGGGCTCCTTGGTAAAGATCCGCAAAGTGTCGAACATATGATCCACGCCGGTGTCTGCCAAGTGTTTGTGAAAGTCCTCAAAGAAGGTCCAATGAAAGTTCAGGCAGTTGTTGCCTGGGCCGCGTCGGAACTCGCCTCTCATTACCCCAAATGTCAAGATCTCTTCGCACAACACAACATTATTCGATTGCTTGTCGGCCATCTGGCCTTTGAAACGGTGCAAGAACACAGCAAGTACGCCATTGTTAGCAAGGCAACATCCATGCACGCAGCTGTTGTTCTTGCGAGTGGTAATAATGCTGCTGATAATGGGAATAATTTGGACGGTGAAAAGAGTTTGATTTCCCATCCTTTAGACAAGAAGCATCCTACGAATCAGATGCATGATGTGGTTAGTAACACTATGATGATGAACCTTGCAAGGCAAAGAAACAATCTTGCTAATGGCGAGAAGGCTAAATCGGTGCATGATCTGCAGAGTCTTTCGGTATATGTTTCGAGTAATAAAGTCAGGGAAATGGAGGATCCTGCCACCAAAGCTTATGTTAAAGAAATGGCAGCAAGAGCTCTTTGGAAACTAGCAAAAGGGAACTCCTCAGTCTGTCGAAGCATCACAGAGTCAAGAGCGTTACTGTGCTTCGCGGTTCTCTTGGAGAAAGGGCCCAAAGAAGTTCGTTACAGTTCAGCTATGGCATTAATGGAGATTGCAGCAGTAGCAGAGGAAGATGCTGACTTGAGAAGATCGGCGTTCAAGCCCAATTCACCGGCTTGCAAAGCTGTCATCGACCAACTATTTAGTGTACTTGAAAAAGGCGATTCAGAACTTCTTGTTCCATGTATTAAGGCAGTTGGGAATTTAGCTCGAACCTTCAGGGCGACCGAGACGAGAATGATAAGCCCTTTGGTGAAGTTACTCGATGAGCGTGAAATCGAGGTTTCTAGGGAGACGTGTGCCGCTCTTACCAAATTTGCATGTTCAGATAACTATCTCCATCTTGACCATTCTAAGGCTATCATCGGTGCTGGTGGGGCGAAGCATCTGGTCCAGCTTGTGTATTTTGGAGAGCAGAACTTGCAGACATGTGCATTGGTTCTGCTTTGTTACATCGCGATGCATGTACCAGAAAGTGAAGAACTTTCAGGAGCACAAGTGCTAACGGTGCTGGAATGGGCGTCGAAACAAGCTTCTTTGGTGCAGGATGATGAAGTTGCGAAATTGTTAGCTGAGGCCATCAGAAAGTTGGAGCTGTATCAATCCAGACATCAAATTTATCCCTCCTTATGA